The nucleotide sequence gaaaatagagaaataagaaTCCAACCAAGATCATAAGCAGGACCACAAATCATAGATAAACAATTAATGGACCTGGTTTCAATTTGAAAAGCTTATTTGCTTTTTGTTAACTACATAAGATTATTTCTTACATCATTAGAAGTTATGCTTTTTGGAGATTTGCttattgtaatttttatcatACTAAGAAAAAgtcttttattcttatatttggCAATCTTTCTCCTAAATATATCCAaactctttcattcattcatgcttcTTGAATATAATTATCACAGATAATTAACCAGAATGAAATAATATCTGGATAAACTAATATATGCTTAATTATTAAATTGCAAGGTATTTTGTCCATAAGTAATTATCTTAAGTGGTATGACATgaaatttatcaattaaaaattacaaaattatctGTACTTCCTCTTGTAACATCGCTATATTTccaattgttttatatattcctCTTCATACTTCTATGGAGAGGAAGCAAAgcattatgtaaaattttaattaaaaatactactTATAATAGATCTTGAAGAAGTCCAGAAAGTGTCAAatggaatttaataaaatgaagatcAGGATGAAATTTttagtaaagtaaaaaaataaaagaaattacataGATGATTTCAGATTACTATTTTCCCAGAAAATACAGTAAATTAACAAGttattttgtatatatctttGTTTGCTTAAATTTTCTGACTTGTTGCCTTAATTAATTATTGCCTGTATATAACTTAACACACTTTGCTAACTTTGAATGAGGTAGCCTTTTCTTGAATATGTTATTCTAACAACttgaaacaaacatttaaattgtcttttcaaactctacaaaaataaagaagattttaaagattttctttaaaaaagcatTATTGTATTTAGCAATGAGATAACTTTTATTGATTGGAATGGGTTAATTCATTTCCTGatgtttctagtttttaataaatttatactaataaatatttttaactatttgtaGTTTACAAAATGATTTCCAAACCATAATTTTAGATTCACAACTACTATAGGTATTATAGCTACTATATCCATGTTAAACAGTTGGAAAAACTGAGATTCAACtttgttaaatgacttgctcaaggtcatacatcTACCAAGTAGGAACTGGGAACCAAACTCCATTGTTTTGGCTCAAGATCCTGGAACTTTCCTATAATGCCATGAGgctatagagaaaaagaaaaccaatataaATCCTTGGTGTTGGAAAAAGAACTGATTTCTGGATTCTAAAAAAATCATGGCAATAGTGATGTGTTTTActatgtttatgtaaaaatatatccTACTTAGGTccccattttaatattaattttcttccaaTGTACAGGACTGTGTTATATGAATGTTGCCCTGGTTATATGAGAATGGAAGGAATGAAAGGCTGCCCAGCAGGTAAAATCTCAATTACTGAATTAAATGAGGAATTTTTCTTGTGTGAGGAAAAAAGTTTGAGGTAGTTTATAGAGAagccaagtgtgtgtgtgtgtgtgtgtgtgtgtgtgtgtgtgtgtgtgtgtgatcatgaTAAATCCTAGATACACCCCATATTTTGGTGTTAATCTTGAATTTATCACGGTGCTAAAGTATTAAAAGATACAGTTCTCATGCACTGAATGATGGACAATACAACAGAAGTTCAGtcataaatttaaattagtttaaCTTTCCTTCATGAAGAAAACTTCTCTCTACAAAATTCCTTTCTTTGGAGTTGTCTAGAGACATGTAGCTGGCTACTTGGCAAAGCATCATCTTTCTTAATTGAACAGCTCTGATTTTATAATGTTCTTCATATTGAAAGTCAGTTTCCTATAACTCTGccaattagagaaaaaaatagttcattttttttcctctttgaaatgaGAGACATTCTGATATTTAGTACCAATCATCACACCCTTCCTCCAACTACCTTGACTTCCCCACCAGAatctcttctcttctctgggcTTGGCATCCCCACTTCctctaaaattacatagacttcggATCCTTATCATCATGGACACCAACCTATAAAAAGCCTTTagtccagtctttttttttttcccagactGGTGTTTACAGTTCATGTGGATCCAAGAAACTGAGAGATATTAAGACATACCTCCATTTTGGGGGCTGCTGAACTTTGGTTAATGTCATAGGTTACCATGTCATATCATTAGCTCATATGGAATTTGCACTCAATTAAACTTGATTACAGGTCTTGTTTACATGAACACTATCAAGTCAGatctttttctagaatttcttttttttttcaaccgaAGCATAGAACTTACATGGAACACTCCTCTACTTAATCTGTTAATTTTGACTCATTTTTCTCACCCTGTTGAGGTCCTTTTAAATcctgattttataatttaatgtattaatCATATCACCTAGCATTGTTATATTCACAAATCTAGTAATTGTTTCTCCTATGATATTGTCCAAATCAGACAAATTCTCAAATAAGATAGAGTTATAACAAAATAAGTTGGCTGCACCAATATATCAAATAAGATAGAATTATAACAAAATAGGTTGACATTCATATATTACTCTTTCTTCTGAAGTTCAAGAAAACTGTTCTTGAAATGTTAAATACTTTGATCTATTTTCCTTCCTAAAATTATGATGAAAAGAAGCAGGTCTACATATTTCTTTTAGGGACCCATATCTATAAAAAATTATATCCctatatttaacattattataCTATTCAGGAACTTTAAgccaacatgaaagaaaaatactaccTTTGCCATGAAATAATCAGATATTTACTGATAATTATAGTTGAGCTGCTTGACACGGAAATAGATTAAGTGTTAAACCAAgatgataatttaaaattcattttccctCAAAACAAGGAACATATGAAGTaataattttcaataatatttcattatttagtgCTCAAAAGGCAACTTTCATATAAAATTGGTGACTCATagaattttattgttaaaattatcaGCTCACTGTATTGGGAAACTTAGTGTAAAGTTCAAATGATTGTGAAATAGTACTCTTGACATAAAATCCTAAgtacttattcttttctttgctaTTTCAGTTATGCCTATTGACCATGTGTACGGTACTCTGGGCATTGTGGGAGCCACCACAACGCAGCGATATTCTGATGTCTCAAAACTGAGGGAAGAGATAGAAGGAAAGGGATCATTCACTTACTTCGCACCAAGCAATGAGGCTTGGGACAACTTGGATCctgtaattcattatttttattaatataattatttttgctgttatttttattgttttttaattgctttataaacttggaaataaataaaaattttaccttTCTATTATACATATATGAAGATAAAAGGATAAGTTATTGAGGGTAAGGAGTAAATCAGTTTCATATGTCCATAAATGAAATAACTTTCCAGCAGGTTCATAGCctaataaagaaaaagcaaaccaagAATGGACTGAATAAGCacttattattattctattttactcCTTGCCTCCTTCCTTTTTGGTAGTGAGAAAATGTACgtaattttaaatgacatatcTAATAGAAAGGTATGTTAAGAAGCCTCGTggaatttaacatttattatgagCTATATTTTATagagataattattattttaattatatgtaaatatatatggcTGTTCAGAGACTGACAGATATATaaacatgtgtgtgcatatttaaATGAAGTGTTGtaaaaattcatttcattatCAGATTTTTGTGCATAGTTTGATTTACAACGCACTACATTATGACTCATTTTCCAAATCTGTAAAACCAGTGTAGAAATATATTCCTACCTTCTACTTGATATGAAGATGAATTAATAATTACTACTAGAGTCAAATAATATTTCGTAAAACTTAGGTAGATTCCTCTAGATATGATCTTGCGACATTAACTGTGTAGTTGTTAATTGCTTGCTTTGTAGAACACACTCTCTCTCTTCTGGTTACCTTTAACCACATCTCTAACcacctttctgctttcttttcctgactCCCCTTCCTCCTTGCCTTAAGAATGAGTCTTATTAAAGTCTCTGCAGAAGTAGACTTGGCTCTTTATGTGCACTTCTGATAGCTTCAGCTATCACTGTAGTGCATGTAACCATGAAATCTGTGTTTCTTGTACTTGGTACCCTTGGAAACCCAGGAGACTATTTCTAACATCTATCTTAATATTTCTCCTTGGATACGCCATCtgtatttttcaacaaaaaagtatctaaaatatatgacGCTCTTTTATCCCCGTAAACAAACAATTGCTTTTCAGCTGCCTATTTTTCCATAATTGGCAGTGGTAATCTGGGTGTTCAGACTTGAAAACTGTGAGTCATCCTCACCACTGCTCTCTCCAATGCTTACAACCTACTACTGTTAGTCACCCATATCCCATGTTTCATCCTCTTAATACCCTCATTTCTACTATGCATTACCACCATATTAACCTTCTCAAAGCCCAGTCTAATTTTTATGTTCCAATGCCACAAAATtgtcagtggcttcccattgccaGTTTAATTTATGCTTTACTCAAGTATTAAAGTCTTACATGTTATTGTCCCACatacttttctaaatttctttcttaatattaCCTGAGAAACCTAGAAGTATATACTAACTACACTGGACAATTTCTGCCCTCCCAATATTCATCCTGTGTCAGCCATTGGACTTAGAATGATCATTACGCCATTCCTATCCTATCTACTCTGGAAGGCCTATCTCCATACCTTGAATAGCTGGCTTTCTTCATTTGACCTCTGAAAAcactttttcctccttctgcCCTTTATGTtactctgtttatttttatatgctgttACATGATAAGGACCTTAAAGGCAGAAACTTTACCTTACTTGCTATTGTATTTCCCATAAAACCATGTACAATACGATAGAATATATGGTATTGGATAAATAAAAGAGTGCAGAATGGTTgaattcttaaatttgtttttgaataaacaTAAAATCCTTGTTTAAATTCAAATGTGTACAAatatagtgttttttgttttgtttacaactcaaaagaatttaaatatctgataattttcattttaccttAAATCTTTATATCAAGATTGTCTCTgtcaattattcatttaaaaaattcattttgactCCAAAAATGCCCAAGCATTCAGAACCTTTAACTGAGTACCAGAATTTACAAAATTCCTTAATCGATTAAAGTAAGATAATATTAAGTCATTTATGTCAATTGGTTTGCCCAGCTGGACAATgcaatcagaaaatatttagagTAGAAATAGGATAATTATAAGAACATTAATAATGAACTGCAATAAAATAAACTTGTATCATTATGATTTATTCTAGGATATCCGTAGAGGTTTGGAGAGCAATGTAAATGTCGAATTATTGAATGCTTTACATAGCCACATGGTTAATAAGAGAATGTTAACCAAGGACTTAAAAAATGGCATGATCGTTCCTTCGATGTACAACGATTTGGGGCTTTTCATTAACCATTATCCTAATGGGGTAAGTTTCATTAATAAGCAGTACATTTATGAGTAGTTTTTCTGTATAAGGTtcacagcaataataaaaattagtgaaTTTAAGTGCAACATCAAGACTTTCCCCCACATTTAGGGCATGTAAACTTCTGATTCAGGGACTGATTTTTACTAAAGAGTGATTGtgaggaagaaattaaattgaCAGTTCATTGATAGTAGACTTCAATGTTCtaaaaaaggacattttattagttgatgtgtttgaaaaaaataataaataagaatttatcaGAGAATTTGTCAAAGAATTATCAGAGAATAAGTATTCTTTTATTCACCCTCTGGCTACTAAACTTATTTAGGTTCTTGTGTATTTAGATAAGAGTCTTTGTGTAAAACTTAAAAGTTCATAGGGATCTTTCAATAGTCAAATTTCCAGGGACAAAAAGGGTCACCGATAAGGCAGTATTTAGGAAATTACTATAATAAGACTTGTTATATTTATGCAATAATTATCTGTTTTTTCCTCTCAGAATTTATTTTAGGACTATTTAGACTTCTTTATATAATTCATTGATCTACATTGGAAATATTTGATTACTATATctataaaagaaagataagaataaaagcaataattcaaatgaaaaaatactttagCCTTATATTTCATGATATGTTCAGTGTAACTGAACTTGGGTTCTCTACCAGCTCTgttttcccttatttatttttttttttagacataataaTATGTAACTCTTCATTCTCAGTGTTTATATCAGAATGTCAGTTCCTTCACTATTACTTTTActagtataaataaaaaatagggaAAAGGCTTTCTGTCTCAGTGGTCAATGGATAGATAGTCCTGATTTCTGCACTTTGATTTTCCCAAATAATTATAGGTTGTCACTGTTAACTGTGCTCGAATCATCCATGGGAACCAGATTGCAACAAATGGTGTTGTACATGTCATTGACCGTGTCCTTACACAAATTGGTACCTCAATTCAAGACTTCATCGAAGCAGAAGATGACCTCTCATCTTTtagggtaaatacctagaagtaacAGTAGATTGTCTTGAATCATtgaaatttcttccttttccctgtcagaatctaaaaataattttaaaaatgctgttaaaTCTAGcagaaatataacaaatatatttcttGAACTGAAAAGATTTTCATATTACACACAAGAAATCATCTCCTAGTATGAAATAATACTACTTATGTGGATGATATAAATACAGAGTGGTAAGTTATGAGACTGTAATATATTTAGTGCATTTAGAATGTGTCCGTTTCAGTTATTATATGTATGGTTGACAACATTTTCATTCTTACAAACATAGTTTGAGAAAAGTTGGAGAGGACATAGTTGGTGTGCcaaaaaataatgtcttaaaCATCATAGTTTCATAGTTTCCTGTAGAATGAGCTTCTTCATGTCAGCCTAAGCTAAGTGTGTTGtaattttcttttggatttgCTAAGCACAAGGTCCTGAAAAGCATGTTTATGTTTCAGGCAGCTGCCATCACGTCTGATATATTGGAAGCCCTTGGAAGAGATGGTCACTTCACACTCTTTGCTCCCACCAATGAGGCTTTTGAGAAACTTCCACGAGGTGTCCTAGAAAGGATCATGGGAGATAAAGTGGCTTCTGAAGGTACAAAAATGTCTTCCTCTATGAGAAGCCTCCCAGaattccaagaaaaagaaatgaaaaagagattaTCATGCCAATGTTATCAGCTTTGATaagtaaagacaaagaaaacattttttgaggtggactataaaaatcttaaaaaacaaagtcCTTGGAAAAGCATGCAGAGTAATTAATTAacttaataattaattaaagtaactaaaataataagaatatcCTAAAGACCACATTTTTGTATTGCTTTCAAGTAAAAAAGTAGCAACACTAAAAAGGATTAGCAAGTgttgaaaagaaatataagatCAAATTTTAATATCATATACATATGCTCTTAATTCTAAATTTATGCTAAAAGATACAATTGAGTTAAGAAAATTGCGTGGTTCTCTTGGACCATTACTTACTGATACACagaatttttcaaatagatttcaATTGTGACTAGTACATTTCACTTACTCAGGCTATGCCAAAATACATTTAACCAATTTGAGGAATTTTGAGGATGTAGATATCAATAAAATATAGTTGACGCATAGATTCCTTCAAGAAATCATCTACAGTTTGGCTACTTCCTAGATGTTGTTGCCTATAGTTGGCTATAGTTTTGGCTACTTTCTAGATATTGGGAATTATTTGTCTTACTTCAGCCTCTATTAAACTGTTTACAAATTATGTACAGCTGTTCTATTAAGAGTGACTATTGCAAGATATTGCTTGGGTGTTTTGGAACAGGTAGCACTGCATGAATAACTTTACAGGCCTTCTGAGTGAAACTATTTTTTTGCTTCCGCATCAGAAATTACTTCCTTAAGACAGCGGGAACTTGATCTCTAACATTATTTAGTACTACACAAATCATTTCATGAAATTGATCTTCTCTTCTACTTCCTACCAAACTAAGCTTTTTTGATTAtgtatttgatgaaaaaaaaaaaaaaaaaaaaaacattctataacttaaacagtatttaaaaacttTCAGTCAATACTTAGGTCTTACATATGCATTGTATTATTGGGAATACTTAGTTCCACAGTGAAACACATCTTAAGGGTCAAATGCTCTTTCCCTTGATCTAAATgcatgttctttttattttgtcttccagCTCTCATGAAGTTCCACATTTTAAACACTCTCCAGTGTTCTGAGGCTATTATGGGAGGAGCAGTGTTTGAGACTTTGGAAGGAAACACAATTGAGATAGGATGTGATGGTGACAGCATAACAGTAAATGGAATCAAAATGGTGAACAAAAAAGATATTGTGACAAATAATGGTGTTATCCATTTGATTGATCAGGTCCTAATTCCTGATTCTGGTGAGCAACAGTTTCATATTCTTTTACTTACTATTGTTTATGAATTGTGATGCCTCAGGAGTAAGTCCATGAAAAATGAGTATGTAGTATAAGGGATAGTATGTGATGACTGCTAATTAGGTAGCCTGCATAGTCATGGGCATTCCATGCATGGAACTTTGGTTTTCTAGGGTTTCTAACGTCTAATATTTATAAAGATTCTCACAGTGCcaaaattttctggaaaacagaagGCAAGATAGAACCAAATGGTCAGCTTTGGATAAACGAAAGAGCTATGGCTCTCACAAGAGTAGAGTCAAGAGATAAGCAATAGagaaccaaagaaaatgaaaagtaagaagacaaagatattttccttctgaaaCATTTTGTGATTATCAAACCCAAAAAAGGGAAGTTGAAATTCTTACTCGGGCAAGGCAGAATGTCTCATCACATTGTCAGTGCAGCAAATAGCTTATAGAAAACAGCCAAAAATTGATTTACTAATTtcatgatgatgataataacaatgATGACATTTGGGGAATGGTGATGGTTTATTTTACAGCCAAACAAGTTATTGAGCTGGCTGGAAATCAGCAAACCACTTTCACAGACCTCGTGGCCCAATTAGGTTTGGCATCCACTCTGAGGCCAGATGGAGAATACACTTTGCTGGCCCCTGTGAATAACGCATTTACTGGTATGTACTGGACACTGTCATTCCTGTTCTCCACACCCCCTCTACCCATGCATACCTTTTTTCTTCACCATAATTGTTTGTAATAAGAATAATAGATATTTTACAAGGTATTTATTAGTTTCTGCACTGGCGACACATACGGTGTGTGTACGTAGTACTATGTAGtcacttttaaaatgcttttcatttcaaaacatttcataATAACAGATAATAGACTATAGGGAGTGAAAGTTTTTGATGAGaagtattcatttattctctGAACATAACCATATTTCCAGCACACATAATtgatgttaagaaaaataaatttgattttcttatttaacaCATCTTATTTAAGATgttaaattataaacaaataaaaacaagagacTATTATTCACTTTCATAAATGATGTGAACTATTATTATAAGTATTTTTCCTAGTAACTGCTATTCAAGGGCAGTGTTTACATTAATGCAATCTGCcattttttccagaaaagtgATTCACAGAGACCTATTTAAATTGTTAGGTCcaatttagtaattaaaaaaacaaataagcatcattttttttccacatttttccaAATACCAAATTGTGACATAGagattattaataaaaattcaaattcctagaaatgccatttttcctctttgtaataACAATGTCCATATGTGTTGACATTAACCCATCTTTAACAGGTTGTGTGCTTTGGTTTTCTGTTCAGTTATAAAGATAAATTAACAAATGATTCATCAGTAGTCTTTCATGTGACTAATGGGTATCTAATTCTCAGAAAATATCTTGACCAGCATTACAGTTTAACTTTTGCCAATGACCACATAAAACTATGTAGCCCTCATAGAAATGAAACCCATTGTTTGGACTGCTTGGAGTCATGTTGTAGTCACTTGATAGAAGAGCTCATAGAGCTTCTGCTGGTACATAGAATTCATTGCCTTGAGCATCTAGCTGAGTCCTATATTATATGAGTGTAGACTCCACAATACCAATAGTATTAGGAATTAtccattttcataattttccctTACCAGGAGAAACTTTAATGCTTTCTaaataaaatcatcttttttctttaaaactgtatttatagATGATACTCTGAGCATGGATCAGCGCCTTCTTAAATTAATTCTGCAGAATCACATATTGAAAGTCAAAGTTGGCCTTAATGAGCTTTACAATGGACAAACACTTGAGACCATTGGAGGCAAACATCTCAGAGTCTTCGTGTATCGTACAGTAAGTGAatcagaataattaaaatatccaCATTGGCTTAAATGTCAAATGATGTGCCCTTATCAAAGAATGGTGTTACAACAAATGTTTCTCAGAATTTTATCATgtgattttaataataaatatgcatAGGAAGATCAGAAACTGAGTAATGTGTGAAATGACTAAGAAAATTACACAAAAAGTGCTACGTATTAATAATTCAGAAGATTTGCATTTgtttcattataaataattttatgttctaaagtattaattatttcaattaaagaAGTCACTAAAACTCCTCTAAaataagcttttttaaaatgtaagtatagGTGGTATGcaaatttgtttcaggtgtacaatatagtgttTCAACATTCATGTACCTTACAGTGTGATTGCTGCACTAAGTCTAGTAATCACCTGTCACCTTGCAAacatatcacaatattattgactatattccccaactCTTTTTGTActcatttcccccacccctgGAAACTATCGGTTTGATCCACGTTTCtaagtgtctgtttttgttttatattccacatataagtgaaactatatggtatttgtctttgtctgacttatttcacttagcataataccctctaggtccatccaggttgtcagcaatggcaagatttcattctttttattgctgagtattattccattgtatgtatataccacatcttcttcatccattcacttAGTGATGGGCACCTAAGTTGCTTTGATATCTTGgatgttataaataatgctgcaatgaactagGATGCATATATCCttacaaattagtgttttggatttcttcaagtaaatacccagaagtggtactTCTAGGtgatatggtagttctgtttttaattttttgaggaaatttcatactgttttccatagtggctgcagtaATTTGCAGTCCCATtaagagtgcacaagggttctcttttctccacatcttcaccaatacATGTTATTAGTTGACTAGagtgaggtcatatctcattgtggttttgatttgcatttctctgatgattagtgatgttgagcatcttttcatatgtctgttggccatctgcatgtcgaTGTATAGCATCCTTTACTGTTTACAAGATAATTAGGTAATTTTTATATAGAATCAAATATGTAGGATGATCTTTTACTGTAAGATCACGATTCAGCTACTGAATCTCTTTTGAATGACTTTCAAGGTAAACTTTTCTAGACACGTAAAAATCCTGAATGCTATAAAATGGTTCTAGTGTAATTATCTAaagaaaaatttctagaaaatattgcTTATCAAAATTACAATGCAACTAGTGGTGCTGTTCACTTTCTGTCTGGGCAACACATGTGGCTGCAGCCAAAATATTTCACAAGAAGTTAAGTATTACCTAGCACTGAATGTGACACCCAGCAGCTGCTCGTCAGTTTCACAATTCCAAGACACACATTTTAAAGGTGCAGAATATGGGTCCactctaaattttatatatatatgtttgttcaaaaatactgtaataaaatcaataatttcaCTTCTAATTGATCCTACAGTcaagaaaatatagtaaatatttctgaagacCACAAGAGGCACTGGTCATGAAACTTAATGGTTAAAGAGGGTCCTAAAGAATTAAATGGTTAAAGTTTCCTAAGAGAGTTAGAAAAATGGTTAGAACATGGAGAGGAATGatataaaatagaagtaaaaaaacCTTGACTAGTAAAAAACCTGGTTGAATAAGAAGTGTGATGTCAGGTTGTACAATATcttaaaaacagagaagagaagCTATTTCCTCTGGCCAGAGAGTTCAGGTGACCTCTTAAAAGAGTCAATGCAGAAATGTAATTATGCAACTATTTCCACATAGGAAATTTCAAGTAAGGAAATGGACAGctgtatctttcttttctttgctagGCTGTCTGCATTGAAAATTCATGCATGGTGAGAGGAAGCAAGCAAGGAAGAAATGGTGCCATTCACATATTCCGAGAGATCATCAAACCAGCAGAGAAATCCctccatgaaaaattaaaacaagataaacGCTTTAGGTGAGCTCATTGGTTCTACCTCCACAAAAGAATGAGAGTTATTGGCATACTTTTGTTTCACAGTTAGCATTCCAAACTGTATTTAGTATTCAGTATTGctaaaaatagaatttagaatGAGAAGTCTAtgaagtattttcaaaattggaATACGTCCTTAGCACAATGTTGCCTCCTGGTGTACCATAATACATATAATTTGGTGAGTGATAAAAACAACCTCATAAACTGAACTGTTCCTTGCACATTTTCTataattaagttttttttaagGATAATATATACCAGCAAAGACtattttgtgaaatattaaattttaaaaaatgcttctgaTTTGTTATAAAGTGTGACCTTGCTAAGTTTTataggataaaaacaaaacataggaaATTTATTAGGTTGCTTTATGCAATACATGGAATCTATTCTATTCCATGCATTGTGGCTGAGGATACCATATCTAAATCTAAATCTAACACAATAAACATATGTTCTTCCTGCTTAGCATCTTCCTCAGCCTTCTAGAAGCTGCAGACTTGAAAGAGCTCCTGACACAACCTGGGGATTGGACTTTGTTTGTTCCAACTAATGATGCCTTTAAGGGAATGACTAATGAAGAAAAGGAAGTTCTGATTCGTAAGTAGAAGATATTTGCCCCTTGATTTCAGGATCTCATTTCTTCCTCAAGTATACCTGCCCAGACATCAGCCTCCAAAATGTCTCTTGTCTAGCCTTAGTTTAATTTCACTTGGGGTATGTGGAGGGCCACTCATTAATGTTCTTAACTAACTTCATACTGTCATATTGTTGGGCTAGATGTTCACTTATGTTGGCCACATAATTaggtgaaaaagaaggaaacagtcacaatttcaaaaattttgtttttctcctagtAAGTTGGATAATATTTTGATTGAGCTGATTGAAGTGACTGTAT is from Rhinolophus sinicus isolate RSC01 linkage group LG04, ASM3656204v1, whole genome shotgun sequence and encodes:
- the POSTN gene encoding periostin isoform X2, which codes for MIPFLAIFSLLLLVVVNPANANGHYDKILAHSRIRGRDQGPNVCALQQILGTKRKYFSTCRNWYQGAICGKKTTVLYECCPGYMRMEGMKGCPAVMPIDHVYGTLGIVGATTTQRYSDVSKLREEIEGKGSFTYFAPSNEAWDNLDPDIRRGLESNVNVELLNALHSHMVNKRMLTKDLKNGMIVPSMYNDLGLFINHYPNGVVTVNCARIIHGNQIATNGVVHVIDRVLTQIGTSIQDFIEAEDDLSSFRAAAITSDILEALGRDGHFTLFAPTNEAFEKLPRGVLERIMGDKVASEALMKFHILNTLQCSEAIMGGAVFETLEGNTIEIGCDGDSITVNGIKMVNKKDIVTNNGVIHLIDQVLIPDSAKQVIELAGNQQTTFTDLVAQLGLASTLRPDGEYTLLAPVNNAFTDDTLSMDQRLLKLILQNHILKVKVGLNELYNGQTLETIGGKHLRVFVYRTAVCIENSCMVRGSKQGRNGAIHIFREIIKPAEKSLHEKLKQDKRFSIFLSLLEAADLKELLTQPGDWTLFVPTNDAFKGMTNEEKEVLIRDKNALQNIILYHLTPGVFIGKGFEPGVTNILKTTQGSKIYLKGVNDTLLVNELKSKESDIMTTNGVIHVVDKLLYPADAPIGNDQLLEILNKLIKYIQIKFVRGSTFKEIPMTVYRPTITKVKIEGEPEFRLIKEGETVTEVIHGEPIIKKYTKIIDGVPMEITEKETREERIITGPEIKYTRITTGGGETEETLKKLLQEEVTKVTKFIEGGDGHLFEDEDIKRLLQGDTPVRKMQANKRVQGSRRRSREGRSQ
- the POSTN gene encoding periostin isoform X1 — encoded protein: MIPFLAIFSLLLLVVVNPANANGHYDKILAHSRIRGRDQGPNVCALQQILGTKRKYFSTCRNWYQGAICGKKTTVLYECCPGYMRMEGMKGCPAVMPIDHVYGTLGIVGATTTQRYSDVSKLREEIEGKGSFTYFAPSNEAWDNLDPDIRRGLESNVNVELLNALHSHMVNKRMLTKDLKNGMIVPSMYNDLGLFINHYPNGVVTVNCARIIHGNQIATNGVVHVIDRVLTQIGTSIQDFIEAEDDLSSFRAAAITSDILEALGRDGHFTLFAPTNEAFEKLPRGVLERIMGDKVASEALMKFHILNTLQCSEAIMGGAVFETLEGNTIEIGCDGDSITVNGIKMVNKKDIVTNNGVIHLIDQVLIPDSAKQVIELAGNQQTTFTDLVAQLGLASTLRPDGEYTLLAPVNNAFTDDTLSMDQRLLKLILQNHILKVKVGLNELYNGQTLETIGGKHLRVFVYRTAVCIENSCMVRGSKQGRNGAIHIFREIIKPAEKSLHEKLKQDKRFSIFLSLLEAADLKELLTQPGDWTLFVPTNDAFKGMTNEEKEVLIRDKNALQNIILYHLTPGVFIGKGFEPGVTNILKTTQGSKIYLKGVNDTLLVNELKSKESDIMTTNGVIHVVDKLLYPADAPIGNDQLLEILNKLIKYIQIKFVRGSTFKEIPMTVYTTKIITKVVEPKIKVIEGSLQPIIKTEGPTITKVKIEGEPEFRLIKEGETVTEVIHGEPIIKKYTKIIDGVPMEITEKETREERIITGPEIKYTRITTGGGETEETLKKLLQEEVTKVTKFIEGGDGHLFEDEDIKRLLQGDTPVRKMQANKRVQGSRRRSREGRSQ
- the POSTN gene encoding periostin isoform X4, yielding MIPFLAIFSLLLLVVVNPANANGHYDKILAHSRIRGRDQGPNVCALQQILGTKRKYFSTCRNWYQGAICGKKTTVLYECCPGYMRMEGMKGCPAVMPIDHVYGTLGIVGATTTQRYSDVSKLREEIEGKGSFTYFAPSNEAWDNLDPDIRRGLESNVNVELLNALHSHMVNKRMLTKDLKNGMIVPSMYNDLGLFINHYPNGVVTVNCARIIHGNQIATNGVVHVIDRVLTQIGTSIQDFIEAEDDLSSFRAAAITSDILEALGRDGHFTLFAPTNEAFEKLPRGVLERIMGDKVASEALMKFHILNTLQCSEAIMGGAVFETLEGNTIEIGCDGDSITVNGIKMVNKKDIVTNNGVIHLIDQVLIPDSAKQVIELAGNQQTTFTDLVAQLGLASTLRPDGEYTLLAPVNNAFTDDTLSMDQRLLKLILQNHILKVKVGLNELYNGQTLETIGGKHLRVFVYRTAVCIENSCMVRGSKQGRNGAIHIFREIIKPAEKSLHEKLKQDKRFSIFLSLLEAADLKELLTQPGDWTLFVPTNDAFKGMTNEEKEVLIRDKNALQNIILYHLTPGVFIGKGFEPGVTNILKTTQGSKIYLKGVNDTLLVNELKSKESDIMTTNGVIHVVDKLLYPADAPIGNDQLLEILNKLIKYIQIKFVRGSTFKEIPMTVYTTKIITKVVEPKIKVIEGSLQPIIKTEEPIIKKYTKIIDGVPMEITEKETREERIITGPEIKYTRITTGGGETEETLKKLLQEEVTKVTKFIEGGDGHLFEDEDIKRLLQGDTPVRKMQANKRVQGSRRRSREGRSQ